Within Streptomyces roseirectus, the genomic segment GCGGCTGGTTCTCGTACCACGTGCTGCCCGCCGCGGCCGAGGTGATGCTCGGCTTCACCCCCGACGGCACGGTCAACCTGCTACCGCTCGACGATCTGCTGGACCTGGTCACCCGCATGGTGATCGTCTTCGGCCTCTCGTTCGAGCTGCCTCTGCTGCTGGTCCTGCTCAATCTCACCGGGATCGTCACCGGTCAGCGGATGCTCGGCTGGTGGCGCGGCATGATCATGGGCGTCACCGTCTTCGCGGCCTTCGCGACGCCGACGGTCGACCCGGTCTCGATGCTGTCCCTGGCCGCCCCCATCGTCGCCCTGTACTTCGCCGCGACCGGCTTCTCCCTCCTCAACGACCGCCGCAAGCGCCGTCGTGAGGCGCTGGGCCCCGCCGACGACGAAGCCTCCGAACTGGACCTGACCCCCTCCGACATCGGCGAGGTCGAGGCGGTCTCCTCCTCCCGCGCCCTCCCCGGCCAGTCCAGCACGGACCGGGTCAACGGGTACGACGACGTGACCTGACCGTCCTTCCAGGACAGGAGACGGCCGGATGCCCGCGAGGTGTCCGGCCGTCGCCGTTCGTCCGGGATCCGGATAATGATCGTCCCGTTGTCGGTGGGGGCCAGTAAGCTCGAAGGCACGATGACAGAGGAACTCTCTCCGGCTGAGCGGTATGCGGCGGCGCGTAGGCGTGCTGTCGAGCAGGCGACTGCGTTGGCTGGGTTTCGCGAGATGTATGAGTTCGGGCTCGATGCTTTTCAGGTGGAGGCATGTCGGGCGCTGGAGGCTGGGAAGGGGGTGTTGGTTGCCGCTCCTACGGGGTCGGGGAAGACGATCGTCGGTGAGTTCGCCGTTCATCTGGCTCTGGGGCAGGGGAAGAAGTGTTTTTATACGACTCCCATCAAGGCGCTCTCCAACCAGAAGTACGCCGACCTGTGCCGCCGCTACGGCGCGGACAAGGTCGGGCTGCTGACGGGCGACAACAGCGTCAACTCCGACGCGCCGGTGGTCGTGATGACGACCGAGGTGCTGCGGAACATGCTGTACGCGGGTTCGCAGACGCTGCTCGGCCTCGGATACGTCGTGATGGACGAGGTGCACTACCTCTCCGACCGGTTCCGGGGAGCCGTGTGGGAAGAGGTGATCATCCACCTCC encodes:
- the tatC gene encoding twin-arginine translocase subunit TatC; translation: MLKSARKKEKDPEGRMPLVEHLRELRNRLGKAVLAIVLCAVIGAIYYQDIINVLTEPIRHEVGCKTAFTELAKQKDGACGNITMSGLMGPFTLMIKVSLTAGVVMASPVWLYQLWAFIAPGLHKHERKYAYAFVGAGAPLFLAGGWFSYHVLPAAAEVMLGFTPDGTVNLLPLDDLLDLVTRMVIVFGLSFELPLLLVLLNLTGIVTGQRMLGWWRGMIMGVTVFAAFATPTVDPVSMLSLAAPIVALYFAATGFSLLNDRRKRRREALGPADDEASELDLTPSDIGEVEAVSSSRALPGQSSTDRVNGYDDVT